One part of the Cellvibrionales bacterium genome encodes these proteins:
- a CDS encoding aspartate carbamoyltransferase, with protein sequence MHFPGSHILSIASFERADIERIFAVADRMEPYAQRKRVTRVLEGAILGNMFFEPSTRTRVSFGCAFNLLGGEVRETTGFESSALAKGESLHDTARVLSGYSDVICMRHPQAGSVAEFAAASRVPVINGGDGANEHPSQALLDLYTICKEIESRGRSLSELRIAMIGDLKYGRTVHSLCKLFCLYPSVQVTLISPKELAMPPELVEMMRSAGIRVTETDQLEASIGKVDIAYSTRIQEERFSSKAEADVYRGKFRLNQQVYTQYCEPNTVIMHPLPRDSRAEANELDNDLNENPNLAIFRQADNGVLIRMALFALVLDVVELVDKHALDVRWFRGR encoded by the coding sequence ATGCATTTTCCCGGATCACATATTCTTTCTATTGCGTCATTTGAACGCGCCGATATTGAGCGCATTTTTGCGGTAGCTGATCGCATGGAACCCTACGCACAGCGCAAGCGCGTTACGCGGGTGTTGGAAGGCGCGATTCTCGGCAATATGTTTTTTGAGCCGAGCACACGCACGCGCGTGAGTTTTGGTTGCGCATTTAATTTGCTCGGTGGCGAAGTGCGCGAAACCACCGGTTTTGAATCCTCGGCCTTGGCAAAAGGCGAATCGCTGCACGATACCGCGCGCGTGCTGTCTGGCTACAGCGATGTGATTTGCATGCGCCACCCGCAAGCGGGTTCCGTGGCGGAGTTTGCCGCAGCGAGCCGCGTGCCGGTAATTAACGGCGGTGATGGCGCGAACGAGCATCCCAGTCAGGCATTGCTAGATTTGTACACCATCTGCAAAGAAATTGAATCGCGCGGGCGCAGTTTGTCGGAGTTGCGCATTGCGATGATTGGCGATTTGAAATACGGTCGCACCGTGCATTCCTTGTGCAAATTATTTTGTTTGTACCCTAGTGTGCAAGTGACATTAATTTCTCCCAAAGAATTGGCGATGCCGCCGGAGCTGGTGGAGATGATGCGCAGTGCCGGCATACGCGTGACAGAAACGGATCAACTGGAAGCGAGCATAGGCAAGGTGGATATTGCCTACTCCACGCGCATTCAAGAAGAGCGTTTTTCCAGCAAGGCAGAAGCGGATGTGTATCGCGGCAAGTTTCGTCTCAATCAACAGGTTTATACGCAATATTGCGAACCGAACACCGTGATCATGCATCCGTTGCCGCGCGATTCGCGTGCAGAAGCGAATGAATTAGATAACGACTTAAATGAAAACCCCAACCTCGCTATTTTTCGTCAAGCAGACAACGGCGTGTTGATCCGCATGGCGCTGTTTGCGCTGGTGTTGGATGTGGTGGAGTTGGTGGATAAACACGCGCTGGATGTGCGCTGGTTTCGCGGGCGATAA
- a CDS encoding SH3 domain-containing protein, which yields MTNTRTTAPRLLLSSCLLATALAAQADTGQTTAATELKQAPNASSATVSQLSSGQTLQIGTRQGAWYQVKTPQGEGWVRMLSVRLQGGATRGGESTMSGLASLAQASRSNTTVATGVRGLSREQLQNSQEDLAEVARMNQYQVSAEEARQFAQAAGLPAPRR from the coding sequence ATGACCAATACACGCACCACCGCACCGCGGCTGTTGTTAAGTAGCTGCCTGCTAGCTACGGCGCTCGCCGCGCAAGCCGACACAGGGCAAACCACCGCTGCTACGGAGCTGAAGCAGGCACCGAATGCCAGCAGCGCCACGGTCAGCCAGCTGTCTTCCGGCCAGACTCTGCAAATTGGCACGCGCCAAGGCGCTTGGTACCAAGTAAAAACGCCGCAAGGCGAAGGCTGGGTGCGCATGCTGAGTGTGCGCCTGCAAGGCGGCGCCACGCGCGGTGGTGAATCCACCATGAGTGGACTGGCGAGTTTGGCGCAAGCCTCGCGCAGCAACACTACCGTGGCCACCGGTGTGCGCGGGCTGTCACGCGAGCAATTGCAGAACTCGCAGGAAGATCTCGCCGAAGTTGCGCGCATGAATCAATACCAAGTGAGCGCAGAAGAAGCGCGTCAATTTGCTCAGGCCGCTGGCCTGCCCGCGCCAAGGAGATAA
- the sbcB gene encoding exodeoxyribonuclease I — protein sequence MSTTLYWHDYETFGRNPRWCGVAQFAGIRTDEDLNEIGEPLMLYCQPPQDSWPDPVACLITGITPQFCRQHGVLDVQFAKQVLRELSRPGTCGVGFNNIRFDDEFTRQLLYRNFYDPYEREWKNGNSRWDILDVLRMARALRPEGIEWPVDELGNPVMKLEALTAANGIEHAGAHDALVDVRATIAIARKLKQAQPRFYDFAFRLRDKKNVADLLDLTTHRPVLHTSGKLGGKRLFTTLVMPLMPHPTNSNGVVVFDLMQDPAALIALSADEIRRRIFTASADLEEGVERLAIKTVHRNKSPMLAPLELLNETVAARLGVDRSLCEKHWQVLQTALPQVCSKLMEVFQQAYEPTVRDAEFLIYDGFFSPSDKREQEAVRKAAPQELAARNFSFHDGRLAELLFRYRARNFPESLSADEKAQWDEFRQHRLHTKISDDWLTRESYLTQLQELEQAQQQTPENLAVLSALRAWESEVH from the coding sequence ATGAGCACGACGCTCTATTGGCATGACTACGAAACTTTCGGCCGCAACCCGCGCTGGTGTGGTGTTGCTCAGTTTGCCGGCATTCGCACGGATGAAGATCTCAATGAAATTGGCGAACCGCTGATGCTGTATTGCCAGCCGCCGCAAGACAGCTGGCCTGACCCAGTCGCCTGCCTGATTACGGGCATCACGCCACAGTTTTGTCGTCAACACGGCGTGCTGGATGTGCAGTTCGCCAAACAAGTGTTGCGCGAATTGAGCCGCCCCGGCACTTGCGGTGTGGGTTTTAACAACATCCGTTTTGACGACGAATTTACGCGGCAACTGCTGTACCGCAATTTTTACGATCCGTACGAGCGCGAATGGAAAAACGGCAATTCGCGCTGGGATATTTTGGATGTGCTGCGCATGGCGCGCGCGCTGCGACCGGAGGGCATCGAATGGCCGGTGGATGAGCTGGGCAATCCGGTGATGAAATTAGAGGCGCTAACGGCGGCCAACGGTATTGAACATGCCGGCGCGCACGATGCCTTGGTGGATGTGCGTGCGACGATTGCCATCGCACGAAAATTGAAACAGGCACAGCCGCGTTTTTATGATTTTGCTTTTCGCTTACGCGATAAAAAAAATGTAGCCGATTTGCTGGATTTAACAACACATCGGCCAGTGCTGCACACTTCAGGCAAGTTAGGCGGCAAACGCTTATTCACTACCTTGGTGATGCCCTTGATGCCACATCCAACCAATAGTAACGGTGTGGTGGTTTTTGATTTGATGCAGGATCCTGCGGCGCTGATCGCATTATCTGCTGATGAAATTCGCCGCCGCATTTTTACTGCCAGTGCCGATTTGGAAGAAGGCGTGGAAAGGTTGGCGATCAAAACCGTACACAGAAATAAATCTCCCATGCTGGCACCGCTAGAATTATTGAATGAAACGGTTGCAGCGCGTTTGGGTGTAGATCGCAGTCTGTGTGAAAAACATTGGCAGGTATTGCAAACGGCATTGCCGCAAGTGTGCAGCAAATTGATGGAAGTTTTTCAGCAGGCATACGAGCCCACAGTGCGCGATGCAGAGTTTCTTATCTACGATGGCTTTTTTAGTCCATCCGATAAACGCGAGCAAGAGGCCGTGCGCAAAGCCGCGCCGCAGGAACTAGCAGCGCGAAATTTTTCTTTCCACGATGGTCGCTTAGCCGAGTTGTTGTTTCGCTATCGTGCGCGCAATTTCCCTGAATCTTTGTCGGCGGATGAAAAGGCGCAATGGGATGAGTTTCGCCAGCACCGCTTGCACACTAAAATAAGCGACGATTGGTTGACGCGAGAGAGTTATCTCACACAACTGCAAGAACTAGAACAAGCTCAGCAACAAACGCCAGAAAACTTAGCCGTGCTGAGTGCGTTGCGGGCGTGGGAATCGGAGGTTCACTGA
- a CDS encoding adenylate/guanylate cyclase domain-containing protein, with the protein MLARPLSPTLLVTTALAVLVLCLPALWPASARLDFLWLDKLTAQQALRERADSDIVLIDIDDYSLRAMADSIGRWPWPRATHAELVEWLLAQGVRSVVFDIWFSEPDIQRPEFDQYFGEVLNQHSNIFLPTLLMNTAQPEQARLLSNYPNNLPLQRTTQAQADARGDLLLPAMGAPEHWQLGLINYLADADGIARHYQTRQEKQGWQLLSLPQVVADTQQLDTRNTPSPLRIAWRGNGVDSPHARHSYADIWVKVQAGQSQDFAGKTIFIGATAAGLHDLRPTPLNAQYPGLYLLANTFDNLKNQQWLNYHAGAGVLIGLPWLLWLLWRLQQQKPLLATAWQSTLIAALLATASLLAIRQHQLLPIISPMIASLLLLGTGTALRYWQERAAKQAAIDMFGRFLDPIVVQQLAEQGLNAETQASKQCEISVLFSDIRGFTSMSEKASAAEIMALLNAYFTRQVGVIFKNHGTLDKFIGDAIMAFWGAPLADERHAINAVSAALDMVDELEQFRAEHNLSEFDVGIGIHSGPAVVGMLGCDQRLEYTAIGDTVNLGSRLEGVTKGIARILVSQSTRDLCGEQFDFIPHGACTVKGREEPVNLYEPRRKAP; encoded by the coding sequence ATGTTGGCACGCCCACTTTCCCCCACACTGCTCGTCACTACGGCACTGGCCGTACTCGTTCTCTGCTTGCCCGCACTGTGGCCTGCCAGCGCGCGTTTGGATTTTCTGTGGCTGGATAAACTCACCGCGCAACAAGCCCTGCGCGAGCGCGCCGACAGCGACATCGTGTTGATCGACATCGACGACTACAGTTTGCGCGCCATGGCCGACAGCATTGGTCGCTGGCCCTGGCCGCGCGCCACTCACGCCGAGTTGGTGGAGTGGCTGTTGGCGCAAGGTGTACGCAGCGTGGTGTTTGATATCTGGTTCAGCGAGCCGGATATCCAACGCCCAGAATTCGATCAATATTTCGGTGAAGTGCTGAATCAACACAGCAACATTTTTCTGCCCACTCTGCTGATGAATACCGCACAGCCTGAGCAAGCAAGATTGCTGAGCAACTATCCCAACAACCTCCCGCTGCAACGCACAACGCAAGCACAGGCCGATGCACGCGGCGATTTGCTGCTGCCCGCTATGGGCGCGCCCGAACACTGGCAACTGGGTTTGATCAACTATTTAGCCGATGCCGATGGCATTGCGCGCCACTATCAAACACGGCAGGAAAAACAGGGCTGGCAGCTACTCTCGCTGCCGCAGGTTGTGGCGGATACACAGCAACTCGACACGCGCAACACGCCCTCTCCACTGCGTATTGCATGGCGCGGCAACGGCGTAGATTCCCCGCATGCACGCCATAGCTACGCGGATATCTGGGTCAAGGTACAGGCGGGGCAGTCGCAGGATTTCGCGGGGAAAACCATCTTTATTGGCGCCACCGCCGCCGGCCTGCACGACCTGCGACCCACCCCGCTCAATGCGCAATACCCGGGGCTGTATTTGCTGGCCAACACCTTCGACAACCTGAAAAACCAGCAGTGGCTGAACTACCACGCTGGGGCTGGCGTGCTGATCGGCCTGCCCTGGTTGCTCTGGCTGCTGTGGCGCTTGCAACAGCAAAAACCGCTGTTGGCGACAGCGTGGCAATCAACCCTGATCGCCGCACTCTTGGCTACCGCCAGCCTGTTGGCCATCCGCCAACACCAGCTGTTGCCGATCATTTCACCGATGATCGCCAGCTTGCTGTTGCTCGGCACCGGCACAGCACTGCGCTACTGGCAGGAGCGCGCCGCCAAGCAGGCCGCCATCGATATGTTTGGTCGTTTTCTTGACCCTATCGTGGTGCAGCAGCTTGCCGAACAAGGCTTAAACGCCGAGACACAGGCAAGTAAACAGTGCGAGATCAGCGTGCTGTTTTCGGATATACGCGGCTTTACCAGCATGTCGGAAAAAGCGAGTGCTGCCGAAATCATGGCGCTGTTGAATGCTTACTTCACGCGGCAGGTGGGCGTAATTTTTAAAAACCACGGCACGCTGGACAAGTTTATTGGTGACGCCATCATGGCCTTCTGGGGCGCGCCGCTGGCGGATGAGCGACACGCGATCAACGCCGTGTCTGCCGCACTGGACATGGTGGACGAACTGGAGCAGTTCCGCGCCGAACACAATCTCAGTGAGTTTGATGTGGGCATCGGCATACACTCCGGCCCCGCCGTGGTCGGCATGTTGGGCTGTGACCAGCGCTTGGAATACACTGCCATCGGCGATACTGTGAACCTCGGCAGCCGCTTGGAAGGTGTTACCAAGGGCATCGCCCGCATACTGGTCTCGCAGAGCACGCGCGATTTGTGCGGCGAGCAATTTGATTTCATACCGCACGGAGCCTGCACGGTAAAAGGCCGCGAAGAACCCGTGAATCTTTACGAACCTAGGAGGAAAGCACCGTGA
- the mgtE gene encoding magnesium transporter yields MSQVLDKQQTQLKLEQLNDALSSGTFLQVRHMLNSLSPPNIAALLESSSPKNRAVLWQLVDVDRQAEIILWLNDEIQSHFLKDIDTDRLADMIDELDDDDIADILEDLPETVIEEVLSSMTEQDRQRVEQILSYDEDTAGRLMNTDTITIHPRVTLDVVLRYLRMHKELQPTTDCVFVVNSDDQLVGLLPIAKILTTDPAVSVREVMVTHLQSISADMQASEVAQLFERYDWITAPVVDADGKLLGRITVDDVIDVIIDEADHSLMSMAGIAEEEDIFAPARKIVHLRAVWLGINLATAFLASWVVGMFEGTIQKVVALAVLMPIVAGQGGVSGTQTLTVVIRGLALGQLSRHNIGWLFSREMIVGLLNGIIWGVVVGVVAAYWFSDVKLGLIIGAAMIINMVVAALSGVLLPLMMKRMKIDPALAGSVVLTTFTDCMGFFAFLGLASLFYL; encoded by the coding sequence ATGTCGCAAGTACTCGACAAACAGCAGACCCAGCTGAAGCTGGAGCAGCTGAACGACGCGCTATCTAGCGGAACCTTTTTGCAAGTGCGACACATGCTGAACAGCTTGTCGCCCCCCAATATTGCCGCGCTGTTGGAATCCAGTTCACCAAAAAACCGCGCGGTGTTGTGGCAGTTGGTGGATGTTGATCGCCAAGCGGAAATCATTCTCTGGTTGAACGACGAAATTCAAAGCCACTTCCTAAAAGACATCGACACCGATCGTTTGGCCGACATGATCGACGAGCTGGACGACGACGATATCGCCGATATTTTGGAAGACCTGCCAGAGACGGTGATCGAAGAAGTGCTGTCGTCGATGACGGAGCAAGATCGCCAGCGCGTTGAGCAAATTCTGTCGTATGACGAAGACACCGCCGGCCGTTTGATGAATACCGACACCATCACCATTCATCCGCGTGTAACGCTGGATGTGGTGTTGCGTTACCTGCGCATGCACAAAGAGCTGCAGCCGACCACAGACTGCGTGTTTGTCGTCAACAGTGATGATCAATTGGTCGGCTTGCTGCCGATTGCGAAAATTTTGACCACGGATCCTGCGGTTTCGGTGCGTGAAGTGATGGTGACGCATCTGCAATCCATTTCCGCCGACATGCAGGCGAGTGAAGTGGCGCAGTTGTTTGAACGCTATGACTGGATCACCGCGCCGGTGGTGGATGCGGACGGCAAGCTGTTGGGGCGTATCACGGTTGATGATGTGATCGATGTCATCATCGACGAAGCCGATCACTCTCTGATGAGCATGGCGGGTATCGCCGAAGAAGAAGATATTTTCGCGCCGGCGCGCAAAATTGTGCATCTGCGCGCGGTTTGGCTGGGCATCAATCTCGCCACCGCTTTTTTAGCGTCGTGGGTGGTGGGCATGTTTGAAGGCACTATTCAAAAAGTCGTGGCACTGGCGGTGTTAATGCCGATTGTGGCGGGCCAAGGCGGCGTGTCCGGCACGCAGACTTTGACGGTGGTGATACGCGGTTTGGCGCTGGGGCAGTTGTCGCGCCACAACATAGGCTGGCTGTTTTCGCGGGAGATGATCGTCGGTTTGCTCAACGGCATCATTTGGGGCGTGGTGGTCGGCGTGGTGGCTGCGTACTGGTTCTCGGATGTGAAGTTGGGGCTGATTATCGGCGCGGCGATGATTATCAACATGGTTGTTGCCGCGCTGTCTGGCGTGCTGTTGCCGTTGATGATGAAGCGTATGAAAATTGATCCAGCCTTGGCGGGCAGTGTGGTGCTGACGACATTCACCGACTGCATGGGCTTTTTCGCCTTTTTAGGCTTAGCTTCTTTGTTTTATCTCTAG
- a CDS encoding DUF615 domain-containing protein has protein sequence MRTRGVSKQVDAELDEKPSKSQRKRDMTAAQELGEQLLQLRPDVLQKMPLDERLLETLLQAQKMPQHEAKRRHLQLIGKLMRVADVDAIQNAFLETQSSSVAATRALHELEHWRSRLLKEGDAAIGEALLVFVGVDVQQLRQLIRDAKREIEQEKPPAAARKLFQYLKRYQTA, from the coding sequence ATGCGAACTCGCGGCGTATCAAAGCAAGTAGACGCTGAGCTGGATGAAAAACCCAGCAAGTCGCAGCGCAAACGCGATATGACAGCCGCGCAAGAATTGGGCGAACAGTTGCTGCAACTGCGCCCCGATGTGCTGCAAAAAATGCCATTGGATGAACGCTTGTTGGAAACGCTGTTGCAGGCGCAAAAAATGCCGCAACACGAGGCCAAGCGCAGGCATTTGCAGTTGATCGGCAAATTGATGCGTGTGGCCGATGTCGATGCCATTCAAAACGCTTTTTTGGAAACACAGTCGAGCAGTGTGGCGGCAACGCGCGCGCTGCACGAACTGGAACACTGGCGCAGCCGTTTGTTGAAAGAAGGTGATGCAGCAATCGGCGAGGCGTTGTTGGTATTTGTCGGCGTGGATGTGCAGCAATTGCGTCAACTGATTCGTGATGCCAAACGAGAAATAGAGCAGGAAAAACCACCGGCAGCGGCGCGTAAATTGTTCCAGTATTTGAAGCGGTATCAAACAGCATGA
- the cysK gene encoding cysteine synthase A, whose amino-acid sequence MSLFQNNSQSIGGTPLIQLSRISQHKIFAKIESRNPAGSVKCRIGANMVADAEQRGVLKAGMELVEPTSGNTGIALAFVGAAKGYAVTLTMPSSMSLERRQLLKALGANVVLTDPALGMNGAIAKAKEIVASNPAHFLMLQQFENPANPQAHEQTTGPEIWRDTNGEIDILISGVGTGGTITGVSRYIKQRMGKAITSVAVEPESSYVMRAVKEGKDLKHAPHKIQGLGAGFIPGTLDMAMVDAVEAVSDAEAVQWAHRLMKEEGILAGISSGAAMAVAERVAARPENAGKTVVVVLPDSAERYLSSPLFEGLFSEQEKQQ is encoded by the coding sequence ATGAGTCTTTTTCAAAATAACAGTCAGAGCATTGGTGGTACCCCGCTGATTCAACTCAGCCGTATTTCGCAACATAAAATTTTTGCAAAAATTGAAAGCCGTAATCCAGCGGGCTCGGTAAAGTGTCGCATCGGTGCCAACATGGTGGCGGATGCCGAGCAGCGCGGCGTGTTAAAAGCGGGTATGGAATTGGTAGAACCAACCAGCGGCAACACCGGCATTGCGCTCGCTTTTGTCGGCGCTGCAAAAGGCTATGCCGTGACTTTAACCATGCCGTCCAGCATGAGTTTGGAGCGCCGTCAGTTATTGAAAGCGCTGGGTGCCAATGTGGTGCTGACAGATCCTGCGCTCGGCATGAACGGCGCCATTGCTAAAGCAAAAGAAATCGTGGCGAGTAATCCCGCGCATTTTTTAATGTTGCAGCAGTTTGAAAATCCAGCCAATCCACAAGCGCATGAGCAAACCACGGGGCCAGAAATTTGGCGCGACACCAACGGCGAAATTGATATTTTGATCAGCGGTGTCGGCACGGGCGGCACCATTACTGGCGTTTCGCGCTACATCAAACAGCGGATGGGCAAGGCCATTACCTCGGTGGCCGTAGAGCCGGAATCGTCCTATGTGATGCGCGCTGTGAAAGAAGGCAAAGACTTGAAACATGCACCGCACAAAATTCAGGGATTGGGCGCGGGTTTTATTCCGGGCACACTGGATATGGCGATGGTGGATGCTGTGGAAGCAGTGAGCGATGCGGAAGCCGTGCAGTGGGCGCACCGCTTGATGAAAGAGGAGGGCATACTCGCCGGCATTTCCAGCGGCGCAGCCATGGCCGTGGCCGAGCGCGTGGCGGCGCGCCCAGAAAACGCAGGCAAAACCGTGGTGGTGGTGCTGCCGGATTCCGCCGAGCGCTATTTGTCGTCGCCGCTGTTTGAGGGCTTGTTTAGCGAGCAGGAAAAGCAGCAGTAA
- a CDS encoding M48 family metalloprotease: protein MRYSKVISRLSILLASLLLMSCAAMRGVNVGGYDLTPLADAGDKLAKSSAGTTEQEETEIGRHMAGTLLGASKLSRQQNQQRYVNRVGRLLTLHSTRPGLNWHFGVLNDNDVNAFAAPGGYVFVTSGLLNMLDSEAQLAGVLAHEIAHVTHKDYLNAMRSNNLLGAALDVGAFVGSAATDGRMSSTEREFAQRVVNASKQVYARGLDKSDEYAADKAALDLMTDAGYDPYAFVAVMQKLEARSARDSGMALLLQTHPSPTDRLTEMSTTMDSMRVPSTVQTLEKRFQQSVR from the coding sequence ATGCGCTATTCAAAAGTGATTTCTCGTCTTTCCATACTGCTTGCTTCTCTGCTGCTGATGAGTTGTGCCGCGATGCGTGGCGTGAATGTCGGCGGTTATGACCTAACGCCACTGGCCGACGCCGGCGACAAGCTCGCCAAAAGCTCGGCCGGTACCACCGAACAGGAAGAAACCGAAATCGGCCGCCACATGGCTGGCACGCTGCTCGGCGCTTCTAAACTCAGCCGCCAGCAAAATCAGCAGCGGTATGTAAACCGCGTAGGGCGTTTGCTCACTCTGCACAGCACGCGCCCCGGCTTGAACTGGCATTTCGGCGTGTTAAATGACAACGATGTGAACGCTTTTGCCGCACCCGGTGGTTATGTGTTTGTCACCAGCGGTTTGCTGAATATGTTGGACAGCGAAGCGCAACTGGCCGGTGTGTTAGCGCACGAAATCGCGCATGTGACACACAAGGATTACCTCAACGCGATGCGCAGCAATAACCTGCTCGGCGCAGCCTTGGATGTGGGCGCGTTTGTCGGCTCGGCTGCCACGGATGGACGCATGAGCAGCACTGAGCGCGAGTTTGCGCAGCGCGTGGTAAATGCCTCCAAACAAGTGTACGCACGCGGTTTGGATAAGAGCGACGAGTACGCCGCCGACAAAGCCGCCTTGGATCTGATGACAGATGCCGGTTACGACCCTTACGCGTTTGTCGCCGTGATGCAGAAACTGGAAGCGCGCTCGGCGCGTGACAGCGGCATGGCGTTATTGCTGCAAACGCACCCTAGCCCTACGGATCGTTTAACAGAAATGAGCACCACCATGGACAGCATGCGCGTGCCTTCCACAGTGCAGACTTTGGAAAAACGCTTCCAACAATCTGTGCGTTAA
- a CDS encoding DUF2066 domain-containing protein: protein MKISSVVALFLLCCCSVAHAVRLEQPYAVDVPVASQSAEDRVVAERAGLLRVLEKMSGQRLDGNTQIAATQNKAENFVAQFSYLQDKTADGKILGWRLHLVFQQTAIEKLLRDAGIAVWPLDRPQVLLLMVDEQNRLLSASDNEAAATMMQQVGLARGVPVLLLDAATTDITTTASVQSLDAAALLPLAIQRGANALLLGNVSGSDAKGWLGQWVLRAGEQEQQLTEKAATLAALLDAVMRRSAEWLSNSYRNSVTTDTGPAALRLQIDDVRSYAAFMQLRQYLEQLDTVERVRGMQINGSTVMVDLDVKGRESFRNLFALFKSVQWKEEIASPIQEGEAAAVPVWHYLWIDGGVQ from the coding sequence ATGAAAATTTCATCTGTCGTCGCTCTGTTTTTGTTGTGCTGTTGCAGCGTTGCGCACGCTGTGCGTTTGGAACAGCCGTATGCGGTGGATGTGCCCGTGGCGAGTCAATCGGCTGAAGACAGAGTTGTTGCTGAGCGCGCCGGTTTGTTGCGTGTGTTGGAAAAAATGAGTGGCCAGCGCTTGGATGGCAACACGCAAATCGCCGCTACGCAAAATAAAGCCGAAAATTTCGTCGCGCAGTTTTCTTATTTGCAGGACAAAACGGCGGATGGAAAAATCTTGGGCTGGCGTTTGCATTTAGTGTTTCAACAAACGGCGATAGAAAAACTTTTGCGCGATGCGGGCATTGCTGTGTGGCCGCTGGATCGCCCGCAAGTGTTGTTACTGATGGTGGATGAACAAAACCGTTTGTTATCAGCGAGCGATAACGAAGCGGCCGCGACAATGATGCAGCAAGTAGGTTTAGCGCGTGGTGTGCCGGTCTTGTTATTGGATGCAGCGACAACGGATATCACCACGACAGCCAGCGTGCAGAGTTTGGATGCAGCGGCGCTACTGCCGCTGGCGATACAACGCGGTGCCAACGCGCTGTTGTTGGGCAATGTTAGCGGCAGTGACGCAAAAGGCTGGTTGGGTCAGTGGGTGTTGCGTGCGGGTGAGCAAGAGCAGCAGTTGACAGAAAAAGCAGCAACGCTGGCTGCGTTGTTGGATGCTGTGATGCGTCGATCGGCAGAATGGTTGTCAAATAGTTATCGCAACAGTGTTACCACGGATACCGGCCCTGCAGCACTGCGTTTACAGATTGACGATGTGCGCAGCTATGCGGCGTTTATGCAGCTGCGCCAGTATTTAGAACAGCTGGATACGGTGGAGCGCGTTCGCGGCATGCAAATCAACGGCAGTACCGTAATGGTGGATTTGGATGTGAAAGGCCGCGAAAGTTTTCGCAATTTATTTGCGCTGTTTAAATCCGTGCAATGGAAAGAAGAAATCGCTTCACCAATACAAGAAGGTGAAGCAGCAGCTGTGCCTGTGTGGCACTATCTTTGGATCGATGGAGGCGTGCAATGA